Proteins encoded within one genomic window of Rhinoderma darwinii isolate aRhiDar2 chromosome 5, aRhiDar2.hap1, whole genome shotgun sequence:
- the LOC142652489 gene encoding uncharacterized protein LOC142652489: MFLSGLYSGFCAVDAGLDTSREEKMPSCIIRGCGNTWKNKDRKVIMHVFPKNPSLIRRWLEQAAGHFPNIDEWVEKINEGKKCDHYRMCSKHFDNMSYHHDGEKRKLRFDALPSIFPSVSSSHAQKPSSSTNLLASNEVTDCNLDLNNTFLESRALKRKRLSKHSESTVIEATSNSLDTIFVQRKTIMVGDRIIQNIVSFDKITKDSLTLTNKKDIGINTDVFTGKKHQAIMTDSNLGKKSIGIQTMKPRCKTKGIQCDLLKDSDKISSVVSSFNLESDILSLLCKHFK; encoded by the exons ATGTTCCTGTCCGGGTTATACAGCGG attttgcgcaGTAGATGCAGGGCTAGACACCAGTCGTGAGGAGAAG atgccTTCGTGTATTATTAGAGGATGTGGAAACACATGGAAGAACAAAGATAGAAAAGTGATTATGCACGTTTTTCCTAAAAACCCTTCTCTCATAAGACGTTGGCTTGAACAAGCAGCAGGACATTTTCCAAACATTGATGAATGGGTTGAAAAAATTAATGaaggaaaaaaatgtgatcattATCGAATGTGCTCCAAACATTTTGATAATATGTCATATCACCATGATGGGGAAAAACGAAAACTACGTTTTGATGCTTTGCCAAGTATTTTTCCTAGTGTTTCGAGCAGCCATGCACAAAAACCATCTAGCTCAACGAATCTGCTAGCCAGTAATGAGGTAACAGATTGTAATCTTGATTTGAACAACACTTTTTTGGAAAGTAGAGCCCTAAAAAGAAAGAGACTGAGTAAGCATTCAGAATCTACAGTTATTGAAGCCACTAGTAATAGTTTGGATACAATTTTTGTTCAAAGGAAGACGATTATGGTAGGAGACAGAATCATCCAAAATATTGTGTCCTTTGACAAAATCACGAAAGATTCTTTGACGCTTACTAACAAGAAAGACATTGGAATAAATACGGATGTATTCACTGGTAAAAAACATCAAGCTATTATGACGGAttcaaacttaggaaagaaaagtaTTGGAATACAAACAATGAAGCCAAGATGTAAAACAAAAGGAATACAGTGCGACTTACTGAAAGACTCTGATAAAATTAGCTCAGTTGTTTCGTCATTTAACTTAGAGTCTGATATTTTATCTTTGCTATGTAAACATTTCAAATGA
- the LOC142651539 gene encoding myosin regulatory light chain 2, smooth muscle minor isoform codes for MSSKRAKTKTTKKRPQRATSNVFAMFDQSQIQEFKEAFNMIDQNRDGFIDKEDLHDMLASLGKNPTDEYLEAMMNEAPGPINFTMFLTMFGEKLNGTDPEDVIRNAFACFDEEGQGHISEDYLRELLTTMGDRFTDEEVDELFREAPIDKKGNFNYIEFTRILKHGAKDKDD; via the exons ATGTCAAGCAAAAGAGCAAAGACAAAAACCACCAAGAAGCGCCCCCAGCGCGCAACATCCAATGTATTTGCTATGTTTGACCAGTCCCAAATCCAGGAATTTAAAGAAGCCTTCAATATGATTGATCAGAACCGGGATGGTTTTATTGATAAGGAGGATTTGCACGATATGCTTGCATCCCTTG GTAAGAACCCTACAGATGAATATTTGGAAGCCATGATGAATGAGGCCCCTGGACCCATTAACTTCACCATGTTTCTCACCATGTTTGGAGAAAAGCTGAATGGTACGGATCCAGAAGATGTGATCAGAAATGCGTTTGCGTGCTTTGATGAAGAGGGACAAG GTCATATATCAGAAGATTATCTGAGAGAGCTGCTGACCACAATGGGAGACCGATTCACAGACGAGGAGGTGGACGAGCTCTTCCGAGAAGCACCAATTGACAAGAAGGGCAACTTTAATTACATTGAGTTTACACGCATCCTGAAACATGGCGCGAAGGACAAGGATGATTAA